The following coding sequences are from one Seonamhaeicola sp. ML3 window:
- a CDS encoding S41 family peptidase, with protein sequence MKKIVKNKFVLVALATTLFLSTTAFKNDFFEIAKQIEIFTTLFKELNMNYVDETNPGDLMDTAIKSMLADLDPYTNFMNEQDVESARINNTGDYTGIGAKVKTLKDKLIIMEPYKGYPADEAGLKAGDEIIKVGNTLIANYKDTSGDLLKGTAGSTVEVTYNRQGKTATATIKRAEVEIKAVPHFSLINDKTGYIVLSKFNRKAHAETNYALRDLKAQGAERIVLDLRGNPGGLLNEAIKIVNLFVPKGQLVVTTKSKVKKYNRTYYTQSEPIDTEIPLVVLIDGNSASASEIVSGSLQDLDRAVIVGSRSFGKGLVQRPKPLTYGTQVKITISRYYTPSGRCIQSLDYWNRNEKGEAVRVKQENYNVFKTKNGRKVFDGGGVLPDVVFNASKNTTITNAILNDNLVFDFATDYYYKNNIENINHVTLGEADFSDFKDYLKSNNFSFKTKTEKALYKAFETSTEEELNDNIEKDFNNLIANLEHSKDLVIDENKTFLLELLTEEIVKRYVYREGLYEYYKIHDPKIKKATEILSSSSKYLAYLH encoded by the coding sequence CAAACAAATAGAAATTTTTACAACACTCTTTAAAGAACTCAACATGAATTATGTTGACGAAACCAATCCAGGCGACCTAATGGATACCGCCATTAAGAGCATGTTGGCAGATTTAGACCCGTACACCAATTTTATGAACGAGCAGGATGTAGAATCTGCCAGAATAAACAATACCGGAGACTACACGGGTATTGGAGCAAAAGTAAAAACATTAAAAGACAAGTTAATTATCATGGAACCCTATAAGGGGTATCCAGCAGATGAAGCCGGACTAAAAGCGGGTGACGAGATTATTAAAGTGGGTAATACGTTAATAGCAAATTATAAGGACACCAGTGGCGATTTGCTGAAAGGTACAGCTGGCTCTACTGTCGAGGTAACCTATAACCGACAAGGAAAAACAGCCACAGCCACTATTAAAAGAGCTGAGGTTGAAATTAAGGCCGTACCTCACTTTTCGTTGATAAATGATAAAACTGGGTATATCGTGCTGAGTAAATTTAACAGAAAAGCTCATGCCGAAACCAATTATGCACTTCGCGATTTGAAGGCTCAAGGTGCAGAACGTATTGTTTTGGATTTACGTGGTAACCCTGGTGGGCTTCTAAATGAAGCCATTAAAATTGTCAACCTATTTGTGCCTAAAGGGCAATTGGTGGTTACTACAAAATCTAAGGTTAAAAAATACAATCGTACGTATTATACGCAAAGTGAACCTATAGATACCGAAATCCCATTAGTTGTTCTAATCGATGGTAATAGTGCTTCAGCCAGTGAAATTGTTTCAGGGTCATTACAAGATTTGGATCGTGCTGTTATCGTAGGTTCCCGAAGTTTTGGTAAAGGTTTGGTACAAAGACCTAAACCCTTAACCTATGGCACACAAGTTAAAATTACCATTTCGAGATATTACACGCCTTCCGGAAGATGCATTCAATCTTTAGACTATTGGAACAGAAACGAAAAAGGAGAAGCTGTTCGAGTAAAACAGGAAAATTATAATGTATTTAAGACTAAAAACGGACGTAAGGTTTTCGATGGTGGCGGAGTGCTCCCAGATGTTGTTTTTAACGCCTCTAAAAATACAACCATTACCAATGCTATTTTAAACGATAACTTGGTTTTTGATTTTGCCACAGATTACTATTATAAGAACAACATAGAAAATATTAACCACGTAACGTTGGGTGAGGCCGATTTCTCCGATTTTAAAGACTACCTAAAGTCTAATAACTTTTCGTTTAAAACCAAAACAGAAAAAGCCCTTTACAAAGCTTTTGAAACGTCTACCGAAGAAGAATTAAACGATAATATTGAAAAAGATTTTAACAATCTAATAGCTAATCTAGAACATTCAAAGGACCTTGTTATAGACGAAAACAAAACCTTTCTACTAGAACTGTTAACCGAAGAAATCGTAAAACGATATGTGTATAGGGAAGGTTTGTACGAGTACTATAAAATTCACGATCCAAAGATTAAAAAGGCAACAGAAATACTAAGCAGTTCATCTAAATATTTGGCATATTTGCACTAA
- a CDS encoding OmpA family protein yields MHKFFVFIPTFFLFCVLSHSQKLTHEVYFDTDKYDVPSTEQSRLLLFISSLSDIDIESISIYGFCDDRGADSYNLVLSQQRANAIKALFSENEISEDLITNVDGKGEVLLKIVDEKNVLKIRGLNRKVEIIVKPKPEKPKEEDKVVPVVVKKTVSEKIRGDVKVGDKIIFENILFKTGYARINPESKKTLDNIAKALIERENIYFTIQGHVCCTKYTRDAIDKKTKKRNLSEARAKYVYEYFAKKGINKRRMRYMGMRRKFPLGGDPKFDRRVEILITYVGKEN; encoded by the coding sequence ATGCATAAGTTTTTTGTATTTATACCAACCTTTTTTCTTTTTTGTGTATTATCCCATTCACAAAAACTAACCCATGAAGTTTACTTCGATACCGATAAATACGACGTGCCTTCTACAGAACAAAGCCGTTTACTTCTGTTTATTTCTTCGCTAAGCGATATTGATATCGAATCTATTTCCATTTATGGTTTTTGTGATGATCGAGGTGCAGATTCTTATAATTTAGTATTATCACAACAACGTGCCAATGCTATAAAAGCATTATTTTCTGAAAATGAAATAAGCGAAGACCTCATCACTAATGTAGACGGTAAAGGCGAAGTTTTACTAAAAATAGTAGACGAAAAAAATGTACTCAAAATTAGAGGTTTAAATAGAAAAGTTGAAATTATAGTAAAACCAAAACCTGAAAAACCTAAAGAAGAAGACAAAGTAGTTCCTGTTGTTGTTAAAAAAACCGTATCAGAAAAAATTAGAGGCGATGTTAAGGTTGGAGATAAAATAATTTTTGAAAATATTCTTTTTAAAACAGGTTATGCAAGAATAAATCCAGAATCTAAAAAAACCTTAGATAATATCGCAAAGGCATTGATTGAAAGGGAAAACATATATTTTACCATTCAAGGTCATGTGTGCTGTACCAAATACACTAGAGATGCCATAGATAAAAAAACCAAAAAAAGAAACCTTTCTGAGGCCAGAGCTAAGTACGTTTATGAATACTTTGCTAAAAAAGGAATTAACAAAAGGCGTATGCGCTATATGGGTATGCGAAGAAAATTTCCGCTTGGTGGTGACCCTAAATTCGACAGACGTGTAGAAATACTAATAACTTATGTTGGTAAGGAGAATTAG
- a CDS encoding T9SS type B sorting domain-containing protein gives MFNRAHFLVLLLLLSYYAFSQNTFVPDDNFEQALIDLGYDTPPLDDFVPTVNISNVTNLDVSNKNITDLTGIEDFVILSILNCSENQIINLDISKNLGLTQLFCDKNKLTSLNVINNPLLQILWCDDNQISSLDMSENPDLISLICSENLLTQLNISINTELRILHCNQNKLTSIDITKCVFLTQLVCDDNFLSSIDTSKNIELQLFLTADNLITSFNLSNNIKLERFRCVRNQLSELDVSKNINLEFLYCGINSINELDITNNVKLKTVHAVGNNISILDTSNNPELELLHVSVNNLTSLDLSNNPNLSFLSCVDNSLCFINIQNGNNSIISTFKTTSNPFLTCIFVDNVIYSDNNWTDIDTVSNFVNSQEECNSQGNGLPKVDVLDDFIGTSYVLPPLENGSYYTQTNAGGVQLMSGEVITTSQTIYINNNTPCYSNESSFNIIISGSNYLIPKYFTPNNDNTNDTWKVVDNSNTFTSINIYNRYGKLLKSLSPNNFEWDGTFNGKLMETNDYWYVINRDLEKPITGHFTLKR, from the coding sequence ATGTTTAATCGAGCTCATTTCCTAGTTTTATTATTGCTTTTAAGCTACTACGCATTTAGCCAAAATACATTTGTTCCCGATGATAATTTTGAACAAGCCCTCATTGATTTAGGTTACGATACACCCCCTCTTGATGATTTTGTACCAACAGTTAACATAAGCAATGTAACCAATTTGGATGTTTCAAATAAAAACATAACCGACCTAACCGGTATTGAAGATTTTGTCATTTTATCAATTCTTAATTGTTCTGAAAATCAAATTATTAATCTGGATATTTCTAAAAATCTTGGTTTAACACAATTGTTTTGCGACAAAAATAAATTAACTTCCCTTAATGTTATAAACAATCCTCTTTTACAAATTTTATGGTGTGATGACAACCAGATATCTTCATTAGATATGTCTGAAAACCCAGATTTAATATCTTTAATTTGTTCTGAAAATTTACTCACTCAATTAAATATCTCAATCAATACAGAGCTGAGAATACTGCATTGTAACCAAAATAAACTTACTTCAATTGATATTACAAAATGTGTGTTTTTAACACAACTGGTTTGTGATGATAATTTTTTAAGTAGCATTGATACTTCTAAAAATATTGAATTACAATTATTTTTAACCGCAGATAATTTAATTACCTCATTTAATTTATCAAATAATATTAAACTTGAACGCTTTAGATGTGTAAGAAATCAATTAAGTGAATTAGATGTTTCCAAAAATATAAATCTAGAATTTCTTTATTGTGGAATAAACTCGATTAATGAATTAGATATAACCAATAACGTTAAACTTAAAACTGTTCATGCCGTTGGAAATAACATATCTATTTTAGATACTTCTAATAATCCAGAATTAGAACTTCTTCACGTATCAGTTAATAATTTAACATCATTAGACTTAAGTAATAATCCTAATCTATCTTTTTTATCTTGTGTGGATAATTCACTTTGTTTTATCAATATTCAAAACGGTAATAACTCTATAATTTCAACTTTTAAAACTACTTCAAACCCTTTTTTAACATGTATCTTTGTAGATAATGTCATCTATAGTGATAATAATTGGACGGATATAGATACTGTAAGTAACTTTGTAAATTCCCAAGAAGAATGCAATAGTCAGGGAAATGGTTTACCCAAGGTTGACGTTCTAGATGATTTCATAGGTACTTCTTATGTGTTACCTCCATTAGAAAACGGTTCTTATTACACCCAAACTAATGCTGGAGGTGTACAACTTATGTCTGGTGAAGTTATTACAACCTCTCAAACAATCTACATAAATAATAACACTCCGTGTTATTCAAATGAATCAAGTTTCAATATAATAATCTCAGGTTCTAATTATTTAATTCCTAAATATTTTACGCCCAATAATGATAATACTAATGATACATGGAAAGTAGTTGATAATTCTAACACCTTCACTTCTATAAATATTTATAATAGATATGGTAAACTACTAAAATCTTTGAGTCCAAATAATTTTGAATGGGACGGCACGTTTAATGGCAAACTCATGGAAACTAACGATTATTGGTATGTTATTAATAGAGATTTAGAAAAACCTATAACGGGACATTTTACTTTAAAAAGGTAA
- a CDS encoding GNAT family N-acetyltransferase: MLEIKLKSFKALNIQELYDILQLRTEVFVVEQDCVYQDMDGKDQKALHVLGFKKGVLVAYTRIFKPGDYFEDASIGRVVVGKNERSFNYGQLIMQASINALEENFNQKRIRISSQVYIQEFYKKLGFKPVGEEYLEDNIPHIAMIKEK; this comes from the coding sequence ATGTTAGAAATAAAATTAAAGTCCTTTAAAGCACTTAATATCCAAGAACTTTATGATATACTCCAACTACGAACCGAAGTATTTGTTGTAGAACAAGACTGTGTTTACCAAGACATGGATGGAAAAGATCAAAAAGCATTACATGTTTTAGGTTTTAAAAAGGGAGTATTAGTCGCTTACACGAGAATTTTTAAACCTGGAGATTATTTTGAAGATGCTAGTATAGGTAGGGTAGTAGTAGGAAAAAATGAAAGATCTTTTAATTATGGTCAACTAATAATGCAGGCCTCTATAAATGCTTTAGAAGAAAATTTTAATCAAAAACGAATAAGGATTTCTTCTCAAGTTTATATTCAAGAGTTTTATAAAAAATTAGGATTCAAACCCGTAGGTGAGGAGTATCTGGAAGACAATATACCGCATATTGCCATGATAAAAGAAAAATAA
- a CDS encoding cation diffusion facilitator family transporter → MGSSHTHNHSHSHTNLKGRNLGISIFLNIIITIAQVVGGLLSGSLSLLSDALHNFSDVISLIISYVANKIAKKKASLHKTFGYKRAEILAAFINAASLIVVAILLIIEAIERFLNPQEIASSLVIWLSVVAILGNGFSVLLLREDSKANMNMKSAYLHLFTDMMASFAVLIGGLLMKFFEVFWVDSVLTFLIAIYLIWMGYDLLKISTKVLMLFTPDNISVKEIVSELNTLESIKNVHHVHIWQLNEEETHLEAHVDFKHDITLSQFDVILQEIERILLTKYHINHVNIQPEFGKEDPKDLIVQD, encoded by the coding sequence ATGGGTAGTTCACATACCCATAATCACTCACATTCACATACTAATTTAAAAGGTAGAAATCTTGGTATTTCTATTTTCCTAAATATTATTATTACCATTGCCCAAGTGGTTGGTGGTTTATTATCTGGTAGTTTATCGCTTTTAAGTGATGCGCTACATAATTTTAGCGACGTTATTTCGCTTATAATAAGTTATGTTGCCAATAAAATAGCTAAGAAAAAAGCGTCTTTACATAAAACTTTTGGATATAAACGTGCCGAGATTTTAGCTGCCTTTATTAATGCGGCTTCACTTATAGTTGTAGCTATTTTATTGATTATAGAAGCAATAGAACGTTTTTTAAATCCTCAAGAGATAGCTTCATCATTGGTTATTTGGTTATCTGTAGTGGCTATTTTAGGTAATGGTTTTAGTGTGTTGTTATTAAGAGAAGATTCTAAAGCTAATATGAATATGAAAAGTGCCTACTTACACCTATTTACAGATATGATGGCAAGTTTTGCAGTTTTAATTGGAGGTTTGCTTATGAAGTTTTTTGAAGTCTTTTGGGTAGATAGTGTACTTACTTTTTTAATAGCCATATATTTGATTTGGATGGGTTATGACTTACTTAAAATATCAACAAAAGTATTAATGTTGTTTACACCAGATAATATTTCGGTTAAAGAAATTGTCTCAGAATTGAATACTTTAGAATCAATTAAAAATGTACATCATGTTCATATATGGCAACTAAATGAAGAAGAAACACATTTAGAAGCCCATGTGGATTTTAAACATGATATTACTCTATCACAATTCGATGTTATTTTACAGGAAATAGAGCGTATTTTATTAACAAAGTATCACATAAACCATGTAAACATACAACCAGAATTTGGTAAAGAAGACCCAAAAGATTTAATAGTTCAAGATTGA
- the rpiB gene encoding ribose 5-phosphate isomerase B, with amino-acid sequence MTISIGNDHAGTEYKFAIVEYLESKGITVENHGTDSSDSVDYADFVHPVAKDVESKKSTYGILICGSANGVAMTANKHQDIRAGLCWNKEIVELIRQHNNANILCIPARFTAIPQAIVMVETFLNTAFEGGRHQNRIDKIPISC; translated from the coding sequence ATGACTATTTCTATAGGAAACGACCACGCTGGAACAGAGTATAAATTCGCTATTGTAGAATACTTAGAATCTAAAGGTATTACCGTTGAAAATCATGGTACAGATAGTAGTGATAGTGTAGATTATGCCGATTTTGTTCATCCCGTAGCTAAAGATGTTGAAAGTAAAAAATCTACTTATGGTATTTTAATTTGTGGTAGTGCCAATGGTGTAGCTATGACTGCTAATAAACATCAAGATATACGTGCTGGTTTATGTTGGAATAAAGAAATAGTTGAGCTTATTAGACAACATAACAATGCAAATATTCTTTGTATACCTGCAAGATTTACGGCCATACCTCAAGCTATTGTTATGGTTGAAACATTTTTAAATACAGCTTTTGAAGGCGGTAGACATCAAAATAGAATAGATAAAATTCCTATATCCTGCTAA